The following coding sequences are from one Canis lupus baileyi chromosome 19, mCanLup2.hap1, whole genome shotgun sequence window:
- the FAM107A gene encoding actin-associated protein FAM107A isoform X3, with protein MYSEIQRERADIGSLMARPEYREWNPELIKPKKLLNPVKASRSHQELHRELLMNHRRGLGVDSKPELQRVLEHRRRNQLIKKKKEELEAKRLQCPFEQELLRRQQRLNQLENPPEKEEDHAPEFIKVRENLRRITTITSEERAL; from the exons ATGTACTCTGAGATCCAGAGAGAGCGAGCGGACATCGGGAGCCTGATGGCCCGGCCCGAGTATAGAGAGTGGAACCCAGAGCTCATCAAGCCCAAGAAGCTGCTGAACCCTGTGAAGGCCTCCCGGAGTCACCAGGAGCTCCACAGAGAGCTACTCATGAACCACAGAAG GGGCCTGGGCGTGGACAGCAAGCCGGAGCTGCAGCGTGTCCTGGAGCACCGCAGGCGGAACCAGCTCatcaagaagaagaaggaagagctAGAAGCCAAGAGGCTGCAGTGCCCCTTTGAGCAGGAGCTGCTGAGACGGCAGCAGAGGCTGAACCAG CTGGAAAATCCACCAGAAAAGGAAGAGGACCATGCCCCCGAATTTATCAAAGTTAGGGAAAACCTGCGGAGAATCACCACGATAACCAGTGAAGAGAGAGCCCTGTAG